NNNNNNNNNNNNNNNNNNNNNNNNNNNNNNNNNNNNNNNNNNNNNNNNNNNNNNNNNNNNNNNNNNNNNNNNNNNNNNNNNNNNNNNNNNNNNNNNNNNNNNNNNNNNNNNNNNNNNNNNNNNNNNNNNNNNNNNNNNNNNNNNNNNNNNNNNNNNNNNNNNNNNNNNNNNNNNNNNNNNNNNNNNNNNNNNNNNNNNNNNNNACCATTCAATCAATCATCCTTTATTTCCACCAattcctcccccctcaaaaaaaaagaccctCTAAAAAACGACCCCCTCAAAAAacgacccccccaaaaatacGACCCCCCTAAAAAACGACCCCCTAAAAAAACGACCCCCAAAAATacgacccccctaaaaaaagaccccctaaaaaacaacccccctcaaaaaacgacccccctcaaaaaaccgacccccttaaaaaaaaaaaaaaaNNNNNNNNNNNNNNNNNNNNNNNNNNNNNNNNNNNNNNNNNNNNNNNNNNNNNNNNNNTACTACACAATATTATATCCTTTATCANNNNNNNNNNNNNNNNNNTTCCACAGATCGCTAATGCTCAGGCGCGTCTGGGCACCTCCTCCTCGGGGCTGAGTCTGAGCGTGTTCAACCTGGAGCCCTTGAGAACCTCCCTCAGGCACCTGACCCTCGCCCACAACGCCATCAGCGCCTTCCCCGAGCAGTTCTCGAGGCCCTTCGACAGGCTCACGAGCCTGGACCTTTCGTCGAACAGGATTTCGAGTGAGGCCNNNNNNNNNNNNNNNNNNNNNNNNNNNNNNNNNNNNNNNNNCTATGGACCTTTCGTCGAACAGGATTTCGAGTGAGGCCNNNNNNNNNNNNNNNNNNNNNNNNNNNNNNNNNNNNNNNNNNNNNNNNCTATGGACCTTTCGTCGAACAGGATTTCGAGTGAGGCNNNNNNNNNNNNNNNNNNNNNNNNNNNNNNNNNNNNNNNNTTTCTATGGACCTTTCGTCGAACAGGAtttcgagtgttttttttttcatcctttttttataaggaattTTCGTCAAATAAGATTtcgagtgagtttttttttttttttggggggggggagaggagggagttttGTCATATATTAAGATAAGTAGTTGCTAAATTTTCTGCTGAGGAGggaaatatgatttattttattcctcAATAGTATTCTCTGGTACATACACGAATATGCATATTAATTCACGTACcaagagaaatgaataataaatcatCTTATCTTTGCANNNNNNNNNNNNNNNNNNNNNNNNNNNNNNNNNNNNNNNNNNNNNNNNNNNNNNNNNNNNNNNNAATACACGCCAATTCACATACCAAAAAGAGATATAAACGCACCATCTTACCTtaacaaaatgtgaaaaaatacaaacataccaattcacacaccaataaaaaacGTAAGCAATACACCCCCATCTTTGCAACATTTCTTAATTccacctaaaaataaataaatacatactaatTCACGtactaaaaaaagagataatcaaAGACATCTCACTTTAGTAAAATGTCTCaatccctcataaaaaaaaaaacataccaattcACATTACcaataaaaaggataaacacTTTACCAAAATCCCACACACGNNNNNNNNNNNNNNNNNNNNNNNNNNNNNNNNNNNNNNNNNNNNNNNNNNNNNNNNNNNNNNNNNNNNNNNNNNNNNNNNNNNNNNNNNNNNNNNNNNNNNNNNNNCTCCacgaaaaggagataaagagagacgtCATCCTACCTTCACAGAAGTCCTTCGAGGGGCCTTCGTCAGGATGCCTCGCCTCCAGTTCCTTGACCTGAGTGACAACCTCCTTTATGCCTTCGACCCCAGGAACCTCTCCAGCTCGCTGCTTGATCTCAATCTCGCTGGTATGTTGCTACGAGGTTATGCNNNNNNNNNNNNNNNNNNNNNNNNNNNNNNNNNNNNNNNNNNNNNNNNNNNNNNNNNNNNNNNNNNNNNNNNNNNNNNNNNNNNNNNNNNNNNNNNNNNNNNNNNNNNNNNNNNNNNNNNNNNNNNNNNNNNNNNNNNNNNNNNNNNNNNNNNNNNNNNNNNNNNNNNNNNNNNNNNNNNNNNNNNNNNNNNNNNNNNNNNNNNNNNNNNNNNNNNNNNNNNNNNNNNNNNNNNNNNNNNNNNNNNNNNNNNNNNNNNNNNNNNNNNNNNNNNNNNNNNNNNNNNNNNNNNNNNNNNNNNNNNNNNNNNNNNNNNNNNNNNNNNNNNNNNNNNNNNNNNNNNNNNNNNNNNNNNNNNNNNNNNNNNNNNNNNNNNNNNNNNNCCTCTCTTACGATATCTGACAATATCATTGAACTGCAGATGTAGATTAAtgcttatataattatgtttactaATCTTTGTGTAATTACGTACCATTTTTAAGTGAAGAAGCATAGGCAGAAGGACCTTAGGTATAATCatactttcttctttctgttataTGACTTATAAGTTGTTCATCATAAATCTTCTTTAATTATGATCAGCAAttcgtttgtgtttatttttttttctgtttttattctgaCATTAATTTAGCCTCTGTAATCTTATAAAACAAAATGATTAGTTTTATTATTCGATGTTACGCATGATTGCTTACCGATTTAACGATGACTCACACTGTCTAAATAAGATGAAACTTATCCTTTTGTTTCAACTCCAGGCAACCCTTGGTCTTGTGACTGCGACTCCTTGTGGCTTCTGAAGAAACTAGACGGCAGTTCCTCACCAGCGGTCACGTCGCCTGCGTGCGCCTCGCCGCTCCACCTCCGCCACAGGCCCGTGACGTCACTCAAAGGTGGGCTGGATTTAACTATTGAGTTGTTGGATGCACGGGCACACGCGCGTGCACGTGGGTGCGTTTATATATANNNNNNNNNNNNNNNNNNNNNNNNNNNNNNNNNNNNNNNNNNNNNNNNNNNNNNNNNNNNNNNNNNNNNNNNNNNNNNNNNNNNNNNNNNNNNNNNNNNNNNNNNNNNNNNNNNNNNNNNNNNNNNNNNNNNNNNNNNNNNNNNNNNNNNNNNNNNNNNNNNNNNNNNNNNNNNNNNNNNNNNNNNNNNNNNNNNNNNNNNNNNNNNNNNNNNNNNNNNNNNNNNNNNNNNNNNNNNNNNNNNNNNNNNNNNNNNNNNNNNNNNNNNNNNNNNNNNNNNNNNNNNNNNNNNNNNNCACACATATGATGAACTTACTGCTCTTTTACAAAATACCAAAATATGCAACACAAATATAAATCTATGTAAACAACGCGGGGCATCAGTCCCTTGCGCGCCTTCCTCACCCGCGCCTGCTTTCCAGAGGCGGACGTGTGCCCGGCGGAGGAGACGGACAACCACAGCCGGGTGGTGTACGTGGGCGACGACGTGGACGGGGAGCTGGCCCACGCCCTGGACGCGCTCCACCTCCTCAACGTGACGGCCCTGAACCACCAGGCGCTCCTCGTCTCCTGGAGGGTCGAGGCGCAGTTTTACGCCTCCGCTCGCAGGGACCCTGACTCTGCGCCCCTCTCGTGGGCCATCACCCTCCGCCAGGCCGACGAGGACCCGCGGCTGGCGGGCCCCACCAAGATGCGGCTCGAGAGGTACAAGGCCGAGAGGGCCGACTGGGTCCCCGGCGAGTCGCTCTTCACGGAGGTCCTCCACGGGCTGCAGGAGGACACGCGCTACACCTTCTGCCTCACGCCCATCCAGGACCACCGCCTCTTCACGCGGCCCGACCACTGCCTCAACGCCAAGACGCTTACCAGAGCTCAGCTNNNNNNNNNNNNNNNNNNNNNNNNNNNNNNNNNNNNNNNNNNNNNNNGCGCGCCTCAGGTCGTGCCGTTCGTGACCGCCGAGGATTACGtcgcagagacagagagggtggtCATCGCACGTGAGGCGCGGCGGGTCAGCATGTCCTGGAACGTCACGATCCAAGCCAGGGGCCTCCTGCAGGGAAAGCGAGAGGCCATGGTGCTCCGTCCGCTCGGCTGGAAGATCCTGTACCGCCGCTTCGGGGACGAGAACGAGACGGAGGTGGTGCTGGTGAGCCGCGGCGGGGAGCCCGTGCAGAACTTCACCAACCACTACACTGTGGAGGGGCTGGATCCTGGCACTGCCTACGTGTTCTGCTTCAACTCCCTCACAGACTTACAGGTCGCAGAGTCTCTTAAAACTGACGGAGAGACCGCGGCGAAGGACATGACCTCTGAGGCGCTGCCCCATCAACATGTGCCTCGCGACCCCGACGTCCTAAGGACAGCTGCAAGAGGTCGCAGCGTACAGTCTGGCGCTGAATCTCAAGTGGTAGGTGGTAAAAATCCTGCCGGAGCTCTTCCTCCCCCGCCTTCGCCCCCCAGAGCACCAGCGAATGAAGACTCTCTGAGATTCACGCCGCCTTCCCCCCCAAATGCGCCGCCGCTGCCGACCCCGCAGCGCCCAGGCACCAGCTCCTTCCCGTCCAACTTCCCCCCCGTGCCTGCCCTTCCCCCGCACCCCAGCAACCGGCCCCCTCGCCCTCCCGCCCCTGAGCCCGGCACCACCTTCGTGTACACGAGCACGGGGCAGAGGATCGCCGTGCCTCTCTCTTCGGGCTCGCCCTTCAACCTGCCGACGGTGGTGAACCCCAACTTCAGCCCCAGGAACGTTCCTCCGCCGCCGATCCCATCCCTGCCGCCCACGACGCCGCGTCAGAGGTTCATATACGAGTTCAACGAAGAGGAACGGCCGTCGGAGCAGTCCTTCACGTACGACTTCACGACTGAGAGCACGACCACCACAGAAAAGCCGGAGGGACAGAGGTTCACGTACGTCACGCGGCGTAGGAGGTCCGTGGCGGAGGAGGAATCTAACACTTCCTACATGAAGCTGCTGGAGTCGGGCGTGACGCAGTATTGTGAGGAGGTCGTCACTCTGagagacgatgacgtcatcacgcCCGTGGCCATTGCCACCACTGTGTCCACTTCCACCACCGTCGTCGTGGCCATCCTNNNNNNNNNNNNNNNNNNNNNNNNNNNNNNGCGTCGCAAGAAGCCCAGCTGGAAGGAGCGAGCCGCCGCCAACACTCGCAAAATCAGCACGATCTCCTCGCCGACGCCCGTCTCCGTGTACTCCCGCAGCAACTCCGTGGCCAACGGCGTCGTGAATGGGGAGGGCAGGTCGGGAGGCCTCAAGAGCGCCCCCGCGCCCATTTCTCCGAGGAAGGGTCTGGAAGGTCTCAACGGCTTTCAGGGGAAAACAGCTCGGTCTGTGTCGGTCACCTCGAGCTCCGGCTACCTCACGCCCCTCCCGGGACAGGGAAATAATCCCCAGGACCCCGAGGCTATGTTCAGCGAAGCCAAATCTTACCTGCCGAGCCAGAAAGCCTACCTCAATTCCGTGAAGGACCGCTTGCTGCAGCAACACAAAGACTTACAGGACTTCCACCCCGGCTACGACATTCCCCCGACATCCTCC
This genomic interval from Penaeus monodon isolate SGIC_2016 chromosome 22, NSTDA_Pmon_1, whole genome shotgun sequence contains the following:
- the LOC119586830 gene encoding uncharacterized protein LOC119586830 (The sequence of the model RefSeq protein was modified relative to this genomic sequence to represent the inferred CDS: added 238 bases not found in genome assembly); the protein is MTVKLLQALTVLLALLSTAICTDQVSSSPSSSPSSSPSSSSSSSSSSPSSSPSSSFSTSSSSSTPTTASSGDEATGSSLAQHGCHFHRLDQMVSCRGLNTSQLTEALTEYGERVKQAEVSLEGNGTRDESDAAVPSPHLRELSLFYCRIPKLTQQALGPPDGGSLEIISIVSSGVEEILPDALAAHARTLTRLALAHNLLGGVPRAVANLTRLEVLDLRHNRINHLPEGTLLFNLHRLRQLHLDHNLLGQIANAQARLGTSSSGLSLSVFNLEPLRTSLRHLTLAHNAISAFPEQFSRPFDRLTSLDLSSNRISKVLRGAFVRMPRLQFLDLSDNLLYAFDPRNLSSSLLDLNLAGNPWSCDCDSLWLLKKLDGSSSPAVTSPACASPLHLRHRPVTSLKEADVCPAEETDNHSRVVYVGDDVDGELAHALDALHLLNVTALNHQALLVSWRVEAQFYASARRDPDSAPLSWAITLRQADEDPRLAGPTKMRLERYKAERADWVPGESLFTEVLHGLQEDTRYTFCLTPIQDHRLFTRPDHCLNAKTLTRAQLTPPLTTTTTTTPTTNSAPQVVPFVTAEDYVAETERVVIAREARRVSMSWNVTIQARGLLQGKREAMVLRPLGWKILYRRFGDENETEVVLVSRGGEPVQNFTNHYTVEGLDPGTAYVFCFNSLTDLQVAESLKTDGETAAKDMTSEALPHQHVPRDPDVLRTAARGRSVQSGAESQVVGGKNPAGALPPPPSPPRAPANEDSLRFTPPSPPNAPPLPTPQRPGTSSFPSNFPPVPALPPHPSNRPPRPPAPEPGTTFVYTSTGQRIAVPLSSGSPFNLPTVVNPNFSPRNVPPPPIPSLPPTTPRQRFIYEFNEEERPSEQSFTYDFTTESTTTTEKPEGQRFTYVTRRRRSVAEEESNTSYMKLLESGVTQYCEEVVTLRDDDVITPVAIATTVSTSTTVVVAILCCCCWPRRCWRRKKPSWKERAAANTRKISTISSPTPVSVYSRSNSVANGVVNGEGRSGGLKSAPAPISPRKGLEGLNGFQGKTARSVSVTSSSGYLTPLPGQGNNPQDPEAMFSEAKSYLPSQKAYLNSVKDRLLQQHKDLQDFHPGYDIPPTSSSKAFLGYDYPHPTPVNPIGSQSDGRAKSGGVRSLPTPSPSSSDSNYNASIGSGVDPPRPHVNLNIPLKQAKSSDINKSLDFNSSAETSQSLDYNYIAPEDVTSRPRTFVKHVPGKSNHRRFGYPQRVHEDQTTQQRTPYDSANACTIQHSRSVPDLVNAESESAHLPAATRLNLLISSQTESNPSAPPRDGQPSAQPSSLPPSYDPNVMAEVNGYVNVPLPQGEDRNKDRDVYHTWGSSSQGKSRSRPSLGDIVLTGGTLIEVPEGYVIPKPPKPTRTVRLLVPGEEKAGRTEHPAKETSAGEEQTGKALPPPPLPTKGSLQEEKKGKKITLPPLSLSAESDTSSKEEENVSQITHLVTPELQPEHVVVSTGLAV